TTCAGAGCACCTAGTGGACTACGTAGAAAAAGTGCGCGCTGAATTCCCAGATAAAGTTATCTCAGCTGGTAACGTTGTAACTGGCGACATGGTTGAAGAACTTATCTTAGCGGGCGCTGACATCGTTAAGGTTGGTATTGGCCCTGGCTCTGTGTGTACTACCCGTGTAAAAACAGGCGTTGGTTACCCTCAACTTTCTGCCATTATTGAGTGTGCAGATGCTGCCCACGGTTTAGGTGGAACAATCATTGGTGACGGTGGCTGTTCATGTGCGGGTGATGTATCTAAAGCGTTCGGCGGCGGTGCTGACTTCGTAATGCTAGGCGGCATGCTAGCAGGTCACTCTGAGTCTGGTGGTGAAGTTGTAGAGCAAGACGGTAAGCAGTTCATGAAGTTCTACGGCATGTCTTCACAGTCGGCTATGGACAAGCACTCTGGTGGTGTTGCTAAGTACCGTGCTGCGGAAGGTAAAACTGTTTTACTTCCATACCGTGGTTCAGTTCACAACACAATTTCTGACATCCTTGGTGGTGTACGTTCAACTTGTACATACGTAGGCGCAGCAAA
This Vibrio gallaecicus DNA region includes the following protein-coding sequences:
- a CDS encoding GMP reductase translates to MRIEQELKLGFKDVLFRPKRSTLKSRSQVNLTRDFTFKHSGRQWSGTPVIAANMDSVATFEMAAALAEHGVMTAIHKHYTVEQWGEFVKTADKNTLNNVFVSTGTSDADFEKIKEIMSFSEDLVFICIDIANGYSEHLVDYVEKVRAEFPDKVISAGNVVTGDMVEELILAGADIVKVGIGPGSVCTTRVKTGVGYPQLSAIIECADAAHGLGGTIIGDGGCSCAGDVSKAFGGGADFVMLGGMLAGHSESGGEVVEQDGKQFMKFYGMSSQSAMDKHSGGVAKYRAAEGKTVLLPYRGSVHNTISDILGGVRSTCTYVGAAKLKELTKRTTFIRVQEQENNVFGKE